CGAGTCCAACAAATACGGTCCCACAGGCGGCTATACCGACGATACACGGATTATACAACCCTGTTTGATTGAAGCAGTCGCAATTCATGTATAAAATTCGGTGTTATTCTGAGATTGCCGGCGTTTGCCTTCAATTCGGAAACGGTAAAAAACCGCCCCTCGATCACTTCCTCCGGGGGAGGGAGGATATGTCCGTCGCAGATGATTTTGTAACTGTACACATATTCGCTTTCGTTTTCATTTCTCCAGATATAAGTAAAAAGAAAAACCGCCCGCGAGGTATCGATATCGAGCTCTTCCCGGCCTTCCCTTGCCAGGGCTTCGCCGATTGTCTCGCCGGCCGCGACATGGCCCCCGACCGATGTATCCCAGTATCCGGGGAAAAG
This is a stretch of genomic DNA from Spirochaetales bacterium. It encodes these proteins:
- a CDS encoding NUDIX domain-containing protein yields the protein MNEEMLPLVDENGRFYGTATRARCHSNPRLLHPVVHLHVFDAEGRIYLQRRALTKDLFPGYWDTSVGGHVAAGETIGEALAREGREELDIDTSRAVFLFTYIWRNENESEYVYSYKIICDGHILPPPEEVIEGRFFTVSELKANAGNLRITPNFIHELRLLQSNRVV